From Camelina sativa cultivar DH55 chromosome 5, Cs, whole genome shotgun sequence:
AATCTAAATAAGGTAGACCGACAACACTTACAACTCTCTAACGGTAGCTAGATTCAATCTTCTCAGTAAGTCCAACAAGTTTTTCAGTGAGACGGTCGAAAAAATCATCAAGGATATGGTCACCAAAATGGTCAACATTGTGGCCTTTATGCAAATCATCCATTGCCTCACATCCTCCACGCTCACTGCCCGTTTGAGCCAGGCTGCAGGGTTCATCAGCTCCATAAATTCCACTGTGAAGCATCTATTTTTCTCAACCAAGAATGTTACCTCCTCAGGCGATGCCGAGTAGATAGGTATGTTGAAGGTATCGACTTGCTCTTCCGTGATCAAATCCTACATGCCAATTTCACCACACTcaacaaacacataaataaaaataattaaacaagagAGATATATACGGCATAGCTTAGTTATGAGACATTGTTTCTTTTACATTACCTGGGATTGCATTTGAATGAGAACTTCAGCCATGGACGTATACATGATACTATCGGCAAGATTGGAGAAAGGCATTCCTCTAGGAATCCCACACATTCCAACAACCAAAAGACCACCACTCACTAGTTCTTTAGCCCTAGCTTCTAGAAAATTCCCCATGTCCCGACTAAACTGCCTTTCATAAGCCTTCACCACTTCATTCGCCGCATTTGAGTAGTGAACCTTCCCTTTATTCCACGCTTTGGAGCTTTTGTCCACCACTTCCTTTGGAACACTCGAAAGCCAGTGGGTGGCCCCAACCGTCACTACGATATGGACGGAAGATTGAGGAAGAATACGGCCGTAGAACGAACCCGGGACCCCGACCGCGAAGTAACTCCGGTCTTGAGGGAGAGAAGTGAAGAGAGTGTTGAAGTCGTTTTCAGGGAGGTCGTTGAAGTAGACAAGAAACTCTGGTTTTGAGGAGTTTGATTGTCGTAAGTTTGTTTCAACGGATCTGATGATGTTGTCAACGAAaaagaatgtgtttggtccAGTTGCACAACCAAGATCGGCTATTCGGAACGTGTTGGAGccagagattagggtttttgcaTCGAGTTTCTCTACTATCAGTTTGTCTATTGTCTCTTTCAACAAACTTGTTGTTTTTCTCTGTCCACACCAAAAGGATTTCAAAGATTATGATAATTTTATGCTTAAATATCGTATTTAAAGATGTGCTACTCctattgaaaattattaaagagACTGAAATAATGAAATACAAAATTTCGCTGCACTGAATCTAAATGAGATGAGATCCAAAAACCAATAACACACACCATCgtgcaaaataaataaaaataatgcttaaaaaaacattttgttataCTCAAACCTAGATTTAGTAAAATTGAAATACAGTAATGCATTCTGTGCCTTCTAGAtttaagtttatgatttagCTTCTGTGCCTCGGTGTATTTTTGTGTGGCTTGATGAGTTCTGAACATTTTAATATCGTTGTTGgagtttcttaaataaaataaggaaccaaaatttgattaaacaaaACATCATGTAAGAGATCATGATAATAAAGTCAAATTATGTTCGTCCTCTGAAGTCATGGGCTTCCAATTGATCCGAATAGCCAGCCAACGTCTATTTAAAAATCGACTGATGATGATATTCTTAAACTATCTTGTACTTAATACCATGTCTAGATGAGTAAAATAGATAACCAAATAGTTAACTTATTACATCGTTAAAATAGTtaacgaaaatatattttatctaaCAACTCATCTTACATACCAATTTGTTGGATCAAATGTAACAAACCATATTAAAAATGCGAAGTTGTTATAAAGGAATATGAAAtgtaaagatgaaaagaaaaaattaaaagataagaaaccaaaaaaaaaaaaaaattgaaaatagacCTGCAAATGAGAATTCTTAGAGTAGCTGTTCGGACCATCTCCACCACTCATAGGAAGTGAGTTAAGAACAATCTCCGCTTTCTCcattatgagtttgtgtttttactTTCTATACTTTGGGTGTGTCGTCTATATATATAGGCCATGCATGCACTTAACACCTAGTGCTTATTATTATAGTATAGTCactataaacaatatataattgataACCTCTTGAATTGAACTACAATAATATGCGTATTGAAGCAAGAACATTACTAGAAAATGCTATTAGCCTATCACATCCGTTTGTGCTTGTTTTGAAACACAAGGAATAATAAGCTACATTTTAGAAAGCATTTTCATATTCAGTGAACTAACCTACTACATGTGTTTTTAAATAGAGAAGCTAATACTGAATTATcagtgattattattattacagtGGTCCTAATACGTAAGTACAAGActacaataaataatatattattttatttttaaaagttatactattattgttttgaaATTGAACTAATCACATAGGTATTGCGTGAGAAAACTACGTAATCGTAGGGgcatcaaattaataaaataaatcataggTTAAACTAGGATATATGCCCATTCGTCTCTAAAGGAGATGCTCTCCGTACTAATATCCAAGAATAAATCAAAAGGATGCTGAAAATTTATGATAATAAACTTAATCagtttgttttttacatttttatatgggatttttgacaattttgccatatttttttaatttcttaccaAATATGTCCATTGTTAAAAACTTTTGCAATATACCATATTCATAAATTATGGCAGTGTAGCATTTTACTCCTATGCCTCCTGAATTACGTTAGTTCGATGGTGGCACTTGGAAAGGGAAGGGTTTGTGAATAGTTTTTGTGGCGTTTGACTTGACGCGCTGCGTGGTTGACGATACATTTTCGACATTTTCGTAGACAATGTATACATTTCATGGACGATAATAATTATGGACGACCACAAATTGGTGGACTGTAAGTAATGTTCTTAACTTAACATAAGTTGTCcatgaaacataaaatattgaaattgtcCATCCTTAATGTAGAACTTGTCTGCCAGTAGTAGACGACAATTTTATACAATTAAATTGGCGGAGAAAGACTTTTAGATTCTCCATTTACTACTATAACCTTAAAATTGGCGGGACGAAATGCCACGTATTACTTTGTAATTGGTTAGCTGTTGCTGAGTGCTTTATTAGCGACTGACAAGACGTGTATTTATTGCTAAAGGTTTGGATAATGGGGATTTTGTTGTATAATTTGCAGAGCATACAGCTCTCTAATAATTTTCTACggtatctgattttttttgtttttgtttttggaaacgAGGCGGAGGAGATTTAAGGAAACGACGATCCTGAGTATTTGTATTGTTGTGGTGGACAAAAAATTCTGTGGAGAATTTCTAGTTCTTGTCCACCAAATGCAGACATAGAAAGTATAGTCGTCCGCCATTAATGCCGGTGGTTGGGGATGTGAAGAAGTTTCTGTCATTTAATTTCGTGAGTATATAAGTgtgtaattttaaatttttgtttttgtgatttcgTTTGTCAGGAACTAGGGTTTAAGGAAGAAATGGAAGAAACCCTATGTGCCCTTCGCGGCGAATGGGTATGTTGTGAAAACGGAGAATGGAAATTCATTCCTGCTCACGGAGAAATGGGAAGATGTGTCACATATGGAAAGGACACAAGTTACCGTGAATTTGAAACAGCCATAAAAACCGTTTTTCGTTTAACTTCCGAGTGTAGCGTGGTTATGACCTTCTGTGATTCAGGTGAGACGGCGCCCTTAAGTAATGGGAAAATGCCCCCTTTTTTAGTCAGCAACGATGGGGAGTTGGCGCTGTTGAAAAGGAGAGTAAATCAATTTCTTGGGATGAGGTTGTACATTAGAGTTAAGGAAGTTGGGGAGGCTGTTGGGTGCGGGTCGAAGAAGAACCCCTCTCAGATGATGTCCTCTTGGCGTATGTGGAGGGATTAGAAGCAGAGgacaaaggagaaaacaaaggcGTAAGAGTTGATGGTGTTGTTAATGGGGAACAAGGGTAGGCATCGCAACATAAAGAACAACAAAGTGAGTCTGCTATGATGGACGACTATATGTCTACATTGTTCTCTTCTACGCGGACTACAATAGAGAATGATGGTGGACAAATCAGGGATTGTCCAAACAGGCGAACGAGTGATAGTAATGTTTGTTCTTAGGGTTCAGTGGACAACCGTTCTCCAATTCTGAGTAATATTGTCATAAGCGGGGCATATACTCCTGGGCCACAAGCATCAGAAGCCGAGTTGTCAACGGAAGACAGCCTTGTTGAAGTGGAAGTTTTGGCGTTGAATACATTTAACACTGATGAAGATATTAGGGATGCAGAGGGTTCTGTTTCCGTTTTTGAGGATGAGCCTGATTACAATTTCGACGAGTGGAGTGACAGAATTAACAACGATTATCCTATTGACTGGGATCCTTACTTAATGGCAGACACAGTTGATGGTGTTATGCGTCACGAAGGGGAGTCGCCAATGAGAATGGGTGATGAATTAGATGTGTTTGGGCAGGGTGTGATCAATGATCCCGACGAGGAAGAACAACCAAGAACTCTTGCAAGGCAGGTTAGCATTGGGGATGAGGAGTTTCATAGAGCTAGATCTGCAATTCTTAACGTTGATGACCCCTTGCTGTTGGAAGATGCACCACCTTTTCATGATAATGTCAAAGGCGCGCCAAGACATGAGAGAAACATGGACCTAAAAAAAGCTGAAGATTCACTTTATATAGGTCGAGTATTTGAGAGCAAGGGAGCTCTACGACAAGCGCTGTGTGTGTATGCCATGAAAAGGATATTTAAATTCAGAATTGGGAAGTCTGACAAAGGTAGAGTTATTGCATCATGCGTGGACAAGAACTGCGGGTGGCGAGTATATGCAACCAACCACCCGAATTCTTTGGATGTGGAAATATGGGGATAAAGCGACAGCAAGGATTTTGTCTGAATTAATACAAGCAAAATTTGCAAACGGGAAGAGAGGTCCACGAGCGTGTGATCTACCTGAGATGGTGCTGGCAGAGCAAAAGGTAACAATTTCCTATATGAAAGCATGGAACACAAAGGAATTGGCCATGAATGCTGCCCGAGGTAACGAAGAAGAAGGTTATCGTTTTTTGGCAACGTATCTGCATTTGGTAGAGTCGACGAATCCAGGGACGATCCACGATATTAAGACATCAGTTGATAAAAAAGGGAATACTAagtttaaatacttattttttgCGTTTGGTGCCTCCATCAGTGGGTTTCAGTATTTGACAAAAGTTATTGTAATCGATGGTACAACTATGAAAGGTAAATACAAAGGATGTCTTGTTGCGGCCAGTGGCCAAGATGGGAATATGCAGATATTCCCACTCGCTTTTGGAGTAGTCGAAGTAGAGAATGACAGTGGTTGGGTAtggttttttaaacatttacaaaaattttTCCCCGATGAAgaagatttggtttttgtgtcaGACAGGCATGCATCCATTTACTCAGCACTCGGCAAGGTATATCCACTGGCGCACCATGTCGCAAGTTCAGCCCACCTATTTAGGAATGTGAAGCATAAATTCCACTGTGGTGGTCTTGCTAAGATGGGTTCAAAAGCTGCGAGAGCCTACACAATCGGTGATTTCGAGTACTGgtggaaagaaagagaggatcGCAAGTCAGCTTGTGCGGCTTATCTTAGAGACATTGGTCTATTGCATTGGACACTATCACACTTCTCTGGTAATCGGTACAATGTAATGAGTAGCAACATCTCTGAGTCCCTAAAGGCAGCAATGGTTAGGGCGGTGGATTATCCTATCGTGTCGATGGTAGAATTTATTAGGGCTATGTTGATGCAGTGGTTTCACTGTAGGAGGACAAAAGCTTGTCAAACGAAAACCAAATGTACACCAGAAATAGAGGACATGTTGATAGACCACTTAGAAGAATCGGTGGATTGTGCTGTCTTTTCTGCCAGTGAATGGATATACCAAGTTAACGATGGAATTGGGTGTACATTCACTGTCGATTTGGAGAATAAAACATGTACGTGCAGGGTGTTTGACATCCTCAAGATCCCCTGTTGCCACGCTTTGGCAGCCTCACAAGTGCAGGGAGTAGATAAGTACTCACTGGTCAATGCTAGTTACTTTGTTGGTCCTTGGTTGAGTAAGTACAAGGGTATAATCATGCCAGTCCCAAATGAGAAAGACACTGACATCCTAGAAACATGTACAGAGGTTGATGTGAACCCACCAAACACAAAGCGAGCTGGTGGTAGACCACGTAAAAGAAGGATCCCATCTTAGGGCGAAGTACACCACTTAAGATGCTAGGACTTACATGTTGGCGTTTAAATTTGGtgtttaaattttcaatatagACAGTTGACATGTTATTTTCCCATGGCAGGGAAAGCAGAAAGGGAAGCAGAAGAAAATTAGCAAGTGTGGACGATGTTTCATAGTCGGTCACAACAGGACGACATGCTCCACTTTAATTTGATAGGGTTTAGTTGATGGTTTGATAGGGTGAATTAGAATGTATTTTAGGGTGTTTTTTGGTAATGTTACTGTTGGTAATGTTACATTCTACACAGATGTGTGTTATTTGGTAATGTTAGTATCTGGTGGACAATTTATTATGACTCTTATTATACCACCAATCTTGTGATGGACAACTTATTATGACTATAATTTGTCTACTATTCGTATGGTGGACAAATTATTATGACTCTAATTAGTCTACCAAACCTGTGATGGACAACTTATTGGTATTTTCATTTGTCTACTATTCGTATGGTGGACAACTTTTTAGTATATCCATTTCTCTACTATTACTTTAATTGACTATTTATTGGTATATTCAGTTGTCTATAGTGATGGACTATTTATTGGTATTATGAAGTCCACCACCGTTGTGATGAAcgatttatttgtaaattaagaAGTCCACCCGTATATTGAGTTACgattttcatattaatatataattatgttagAAGACGAAATTATATTAGAAGACGAAATTATACAAAGAGGCGGACAAGACGAAAGTTGTCTACCACTTAAAAACTGTAATAAGATGGACAACTCCCGATAATGGAGAACATATGGTACGTAGTTTCTTATGATGGACAAAAAACGCTACAATTCGCACTTTAGACTACTTGAACGCATAATAAACAGTGGCTAccaagagaaagaggagaaaccCAATGGCGACCCCTAGAAGAACATGAAACGTACTGTTTCTTCCTACGGCTAAACCGGAATAGTTAGACCCTTGGTTTTCATTGGTCCTCCTAACTTCATCGAGTAGCTCTGTGTAGCCATCAACAGTGAGACGGATTTGATGCCTCAATTCCCTCATTTCTTGACCCAAGAATTTGACTTCAGCCCACATCCTCGATGGTTCGATGGTCTCGCCATTAGGTCCTAGAGTGAGGTAAGAAATGTGGTCCTCCAGTTGATTAATTTTCATGTGAAGGTCGTGAATTTCGTCTATCACGGCTTTTTCCCAGGACTTGACAAGATGAAGGCCACCGTCCTATGCATGATAAAAAAGAATTTGTTGGGACAAATTATTAGATCCAGATCTAGATCTAGTATTAGatctactttttataaaataatgattgaGACTTACGTTGTAAGTTTCGCATTTGTAGAATAAGCGGTTGTGGCCATGCTCGATCTCTGGTTCTAGATACATGGCACCGCCACAATTACACTTTTTAGGGATCCCGAATTTTCCGCTACGGCGGTCGTAGGAATTGATTGACGTGGCTGATGAGGCAGATGAGGATGAAGGTTGCTTGTAGCTATAACGCCCCATTCTCGGGAAAActtttctgttgttgtttctcttcgATTTCGGCTAGAAGAAGAGAGGTTAGGTTAGAAAAGGTTGATGGCTAGTGCTTTTAAccaacaatataaataaaaaaaattaaaaggatcACTATTAACCACTACTGACAACACGCAAAGTTTGTATAGACTTTTGATTTAGGCAACAGTTCAAACAAGTGGGCTTCGTGGAGCccatattaaattataaattacgtAAACAATAGAAATGTTGAATCGATGGACCATGTCACAATGTCAATTCGGTTAAAGTagacaataaaacaaaaattaaaaacttaaaggACAACATTACAGAAATTCAACATCACAGAAATTAAAGGACAACATTGACTATGGGATTAGGAACAGTTGTTTAAACCTCCGACATTGCCACCAAGTGTAGCATGGGGGACACCTGTTAGACGGTGAGCAACTATCGCAAACGTCAGATACGGATGGTATTTTCCTCTCGAACTTTAGGAGTGCTCTAGGTCGACTCTGCTTATTATGTCCATCAACCGCGATCATATCATAAAAAACCATTTGGGCGACGACATATATGGCAAGCTCATCAGAAAATGAACTCCGAAACTTTGTCATGAGGGAAATACCCTCATCGATCTCGCCAACGCATAACATCAAAAGCGTTAGTGTAAAGGTCATGGAGGACGATGGCTTCTCGGTATTTCCCAAATATTACTATAAATCTAAGAGTTTTCTAACAAATCTACCACATTCAAAAACCTTTCTTGTGGCTTCTACCACATTTAATAACTTCTTTCACACAATACCACATGCCAAAAGAGAAAGACATAAATAACCTTCTGATATTtgatgcattttttttattttttactttaaatgaGACAgcttccttttttattattttgtttgtcctCACATCCTCCATCGAATCTCGTTAAAATTTTGGCTGCCTTGAATTGAGAATTTGGATAAAAATCAGCAGTGAAATGTGGAGACAATTTAATAACATctcatctcttgtttttttgtcCAGCTTtattggtgcgaggctgagagatccgatccttttggtgtgaggctgaaagatcaaaccggtatatcaagagtctttccgcaactcttgtgcaacctttcattccaccatccttattcttaaGGCTTCTttgtctttagaatcaaggtgtatCTATCTACCAACTCAAAGGTGCCGAATCCTTGGGAGGttcatatcaagtggtatcagagcacaccTTTAAGTTTGGTAATCTATCAATCTATCATCTTCtaatcttttcatcttctttcttttctatcttttcatcttctttctatctttcatcttcttctttttcatcttctttctatcttttcattttctttcttttcttctttatctttatttatttaattttgtatccagtccaaaaaaaaaaaagagagaaaaaaaaaaacccgttctgatcaaaaaaaaaagaacccatTCTATTTTGTTCTATTTCGTTCtaacttttcaaaattatttgtttCCAATTCTTTTCTTGTCCATTTTGGGATTTCATTGAGTTGTATCTGTTTTGGGTGCTTTGGAAAACACATTGGGTTTGATTGCTTTCTGTTCTATTAGAACCTTTGAGAGTCACTTGAACACACTTTGAGAGTTGAGAGTAAACACTTCTGAGCAAAACACTTGAGAGTAAACACTTCTGAGCAAAACACTTGAGAGTAAACACTTGTGAGGAACTTTTACTTTTAACGAGTTTGTTCATTTTGCAGGTTCATTTAATATGGCTGACGGAGAAAGTAGTAACCATGAGGAGGATGAACCCGGGAGACTTCGAAATGTCCAGATGGAAGCTTTGTTGGGAGAGATGCGACGAATGATGAGGGTTGAGATGAATGCAGTCTATGAGAGGTTGGACGAAGTTCAAGCAGAAGCACAACAAaggcaaccacaaaacttgTCTAATCAACAGAGGAGAGTAGGAGAGGAGTTAAGAATGCTGAGAGATGTAGCAGCTGAAGATTACTACAGTCGTAGTGGAAACTCATCTCAAGAAGTCGAAGGAGACCTAGACGTATAAGAGAAGGTAGAGAAAGAAATGGTGATAACATTGGAGGGCTGAAGTTTAAAATTCCACCATTTATTGGGAAGAATGATCCATATGTCTACTTGGAGTGGGAGAAGAAGGTTGAGCAAGTTTTCAATTATCAACACTATTCTGAGATCAATAAGGTGCGAGTGGCGGCTGTTGAGTTTAGTGAGTATGCTCTTAGCtggtgggatcagttggtgaCTTCACGAAGACGTAACGGCGAATTTCCGATTGAGACTTAGGCTGAGATGAAGGCTATCATGAGGAGAAGATTTGTTCCTGGTCATTACCATCGTGATCTGCATCAAAAGCTAAGGAGACTGACTCAGGGAAGTCGAAGTGTGGAGGACTACTATCAGGAGATGGAGATTATTTTGATAAGAGCTGATGTGGTTGAGGACAGAGAAGCTACTATGGCTAGATTCATGAGTGGGTT
This genomic window contains:
- the LOC104789691 gene encoding uncharacterized protein LOC104789691; this translates as MVLAEQKVTISYMKAWNTKELAMNAARGNEEEGYRFLATYLHLVESTNPGTIHDIKTSVDKKGNTKFKYLFFAFGASISGFQYLTKVIVIDGTTMKGKYKGCLVAASGQDGNMQIFPLAFGVVEVENDSGWVWFFKHLQKFFPDEEDLVFVSDRHASIYSALGKVYPLAHHVASSAHLFRNVKHKFHCGGLAKMGSKAARAYTIGDFEYWWKEREDRKSACAAYLRDIGLLHWTLSHFSGNRYNVMSSNISESLKAAMVRAVDYPIVSMVEFIRAMLMQWFHCRRTKACQTKTKCTPEIEDMLIDHLEESVDCAVFSASEWIYQVNDGIGCTFTVDLENKTCTCRVFDILKIPCCHALAASQVQGVDKYSLVNASYFVGPWLSKYKGIIMPVPNEKDTDILETCTEVDVNPPNTKRAGGRPRKRRIPS